In Papaver somniferum cultivar HN1 unplaced genomic scaffold, ASM357369v1 unplaced-scaffold_57, whole genome shotgun sequence, the DNA window GAGAAAATAAGTGAAAATAATGGAGAGAGGGCAATAGAATTCTCTTCTTTTCGGTTGTTacaaaagagaacaaaaaatacagaagagagagaaagttaaCCACATGATTTACGACAACTCAGCTTGCCACGTCAGTTTGGGCGCTGAATGGGGTGCCGTGTAGCAaagccataaataaataaatctaagcaAAACCCAACAAGTACATTCTTCAACCAAAtagaagagcaacaaaattaaAGAAAGGAATCGAGGTATAAGCTCACGCTCAGTAATTTGAGTAATTCGATATAGAAACTagtaaattgaaatcaaaataaaaaaacaacctTTTTGGTGCAGGACATGAAATAGTTAATTGAAATCAAAATCAGTAATATTAGCTGATACTGGATTTGCTGATGAAGAAATTGAAAATGAGAGAAAAGATTGGATTTAGTTAATCTCCGAGTACATTTGaaacccaacaaaaaaaatattaaagccTAATTTCAACATCTTTTAACAAAACCCTAACCCCCAAATCCATAGAGGGTTCTTCCTTGTCTCTTAAGAGCATAGACAACATCCATAGCAGTAACAGTCTTTCTCCTAGCATGTTCAGTGTAAGTAACAGCATCACGAATGACATTCTCTAAGAAGATCTTAAGAACACCTCTTGTTTCTTCATAAATCAATCCACTGATACGTTTAACACCACCTCTTCTTGCTAATCTTCTAATAGCTGGTTTAGTGATTCCTTGAATGTTATCTCTCAACACCTTCCTGTGTCTCTTTGCTCCTCCCTTTCCTAATCCTTTACCTCCTTTCCCTCTTCCTGACATTTTATTTTCACTCCACATaaattttctctctttctctgatGAGTGATTTGAGATTTGATTTCGATTTGTGTTTTCTAATCTGAGAAGAGATAATGGATTTTATAATACTTCTAGTTTGATTATGTTCGTCAGATTTGGTTAGGATCCGTATGAAGACTGTTTTTTCTATTATATTCGTTGGATTAGAAATGCTTGAATTGATTGGTGGGAATAACGTTGTTCGGATTGAGGTATTAAATCAACGTTGGTATGTGAAAGTAGGAGACTGTTGACCGTTAGATTGATGCTCGATCCGTGTCTTATGTTTTACCTAGAGTTGGTTCGTTGGATTAACGAATTGGTATTGTACGAGAGCTTCCTCCGTGCTTGTTGGCAAATTCCAAGTCATGCCGTGCTTGTTTTGCAAATGAGTCTCACCCTTATCTCAAAAAGCATTGCTGGACACACCGAATAAAGCACTCACGGTTCCAGGAATGCACTTAGCGGAAATCCGACGGTCTCGAATAGTTTTTCAGCATTGCGATTAGAGCTGTGAAAGTGGGTCCATTTCTCTTTGTCTCTACCGGTGCATTTTTTGGTGCTTAATTCGAAGTGTATTTATCATTTTCGTTTAGTTCTTGCAGgaaaaaatacaataaaaaatAGAAAGGTTGCATTTCTGGTCATGGTGTGcgatattttgttttatttttattttgattgaaaagttGATTATATTAATCATTAGATATATTCTAAGAGATTAGCAATTTCTTGGGTGTTGAAATAGTTGGGGAAGTTTAGCTCCCGCACTGCTGGATCAAGTTTGATCTAGCAGCATTTAAGCCACAAAGTTGGCTACTTTTAACGTCACCAAACTCTAAGGTTAACTACAATTTGCTTATCGTGTTTTTAAAAGGTTTTCTCTATTTGTTTTCTAATTGGTCATGGATTATGCGGTTTGCATTATTCCAGTTTTTTTGCATCTTTCCTTTTTTGTGTTCTCATCTTTCATCTCACCAGATCAGAGTCATCGAACTCAGTATCATAACTTCCGTTTTATCCAACGCAAAATATTTGTGAAAAAATAATACCAATCCAAAATCAAACAttgcttcaaaagaaaaagaaaaaaaacaaaagaaaatcaaacaCTGCTTCAAaagaaaacgaagaaaaaaaaacaaaaaacaaaatcaaacaagtTTGATGAACCACTATCGCCGATGTAATGATCAGAATGTTTGCACCGGTGACTGGTCATGGTATTGTTTGTGGCGTGAATTTGTTTCTTTTCCTGTAAAATTCTGTCAAACTCcatatattgtttcattaaattgATCAATACCTTATTACTGTTACACAATCAATCGGCACTTGACCCTATTCAGTTGAAATTTAAAGAAATTTTGCATTCAAACCTTCAAGCGATAAAACAGATAATTGTTGTTCATTAATTAGCATTCATATCTTTCCATTAACAACAAAAACACAAAGCTTCAAAAAAAGCTAGAAATGGGAGTTTCCAATTAAATTGGAGTACAAATTCGTAAACATAAAAGTCTCAACAATTTTTTTCTAAATGTTGCGTCGTTACTTTGATATGGTGTGAATTTTTGATAGCAACATAACACGGTATGATATAtcacaaaaaatataaaatttgatGGAATGACAAATATGCAAATGAAAGTGGTGAAGATTTGAGGCAAGAAAAAGTCAAAATTCTCTGTTAACCATAGTTAAAGTTTCCTGGTTAGATGATGTCATATCTAACAAAATAAAATAGTTTAGATGATGTCATATCTAGCAGTGCTAGATCAAAATATTTTCCAAATAGTTATACGAAATACTAAATACTTTCTTTTTGAACTCTTTAATTTAACTGAGTCGACATATGTCGGAGATGTTTGATGCACACCTCTTTTGCCATAGAGTCAGTCGCGGAATTATGTTCTTTGTTGATGAATTGGAAGCGCGCCCGTTGAAGGTTTTTAGTATATTACCGCCTTTTCAATAGTGTTTTCTGATTTCTACGGAatcttcatatttcctttattgACAATATCTGCAGAGTGCTTGTAATCTGTCAAGATTGTTACATTATATAAAATATTCTTCATTAGCCATATACCTGCCATAAGCAAAGTCGTTGCTTCTACTTGTAAAGCCAAAGTTGTTTTCTACAATCCCACTATTATGTGCATGAAAGATTCATGATCCAccgaaaaaaaataaagaaatatccCATAAATAAGTTCTCCTTCTTGAAAGATGTGTCTACGAAGATTATCCAATCATATTCTATTGACGACCAGATTGACGAATTAGATAATCAGGTGTGATCGAGTTCTGATCTTTTGGGTAGTATAGTTTAAGAACTTCCGGATTTGCTCAACCAAGAATTTCGAGTCTGGAGTAACTTCTTCAAATATTGTTGAACATCtatatttccaaatgaaccatAAAGTTGTTGCAATTTTATCAAAACTATGCAATAAAACCTCAAAGGAAATCCAATCCAAGATCAACCACTTATTGAATCTGACAAAATTTGGGTAttaattgcatctaaataaaaGGAGAACCAAATTTCTTTCACAAATGGACATCGCCTAAATAAGTGATATTTTGTTTCCTAAGCTTGTAAATTACATATAGAACACTCCAAAGAGACGGTCGGATATGTGATGCTAGTTTATTTGAAGTGGGTGATGCTTTTTGAACTAATTTCCACATGAAGAGTTTAATTCTCGACATTACCGGTAATTCCAAAATCTTATGCCAAGAGTAATTTGGGTGATATAGAATTTCCTAATCTTGGTCCACCAAGTAGTTATAAATATTTCTCACTATGAAAAGCCCTAATTGATGATGTTTCCACCTGATTTTATATCTCCTTTTTTTTCTCCTTTATTTCTGGGATGAAAAGATTATTGATCTTGGCAGGATCTCATCTTTTCTGCGGGTTTATTAACTCATGTACCATTTTTGATGGTTGGGAGAAACTttttcgactgatggaactagtcgagactcgggcagaattagaggttctagtttgggtttccatttcttagtgtctaacagcggtgcggagcctaataaggcattgacttcacaaataacactatcatcatcaaaatcatacccaaaatgagctaataaAACCATtaatggatcttccgagtggctcttgcaaaatccttacgagtgcatactttcttttcgcccccgacacttcaggctaaggtacctaaaaaaatcaaaaaaatgcgtaaaaagaaccaaaagaaatctaaaagaagaacaaaaaaaaattatgtacaaaaaaaaagtaaaaaaaataagttatatacaaaaattgatatcaatcagagaatattatgcaaccactccccggcagcggcgccaaaaacttgatgtagattttagataaccaaaattaatgattaaatgaaacccagttatatccgcaagcgcacaggtcaatagtaatatagataggtaatgctttaaaaacactacccatgaagcgaagacaactataacggagaaacaatatttgaaaaagcatggaatatacttttaaagattagtagagtttgcataattaattggtggaaaccgaaaatcctaataacccacactcgttttgtttatctttaaattatttatcatttcattttgttccgaatttctaaaaatccttaaaacattatcttgttgattatttaattttttgtattagttggtagagtatttcaccctccctgtgggaacgaaccgcatttgctatctatattactattgacctgtgcgcttgcggatataaatgggtttcatttaatcattaattttggttatctaaaatctacatcaaaaacttggtaggatcggaaacctacaataaaatactgcaagtgcacagtgtctaactattaggacaatggcaagtacaggtcgttcccacgaggagtgtgaaaatactactactaaataatatcaaaagtaactaatcgacaagatgatgttttagCAATTTTTCAGAAATTTAGAAAATTTGAAATGACAATAATTCTAACGATAAACAATATGGGAATGGGTTGCTAGGGTTttaggtttccaccaattaactatgcaaactctactaatctttaaaaatataattCCATGCTtattcaaatactgtttctccgctatagttttcttcgtttCATggatagtgattctaaagcattgcctatctatccttgcataccacgtcaagggatttaaccgaagcacgcaatatcaattcaaaagcataaataatctagaaaatcacatcaacaataaaataccaagccaaatgaagaagaactactaatcaatcaactcattattaagcatataaatgtagagttttcataataaaattgggttctaccaaaaccctaacatgaattagctagacatagctttctcaaaagccataaaagtATCTCAATAAAACTCTAGCTAATCAAAAgagaaaaatgaaatcaaaattctCAAACCCTAAGCACGACTGTATAGCCGCAGCCTCCAAAGAACTCCAAAACGGCCTCCGTTTGTAGCCTCTCTCCCCCCTCGTATAAAACTCCTCAGCACCTTATATAGCTTctcatgcacaagaaatctcttccataactaaaaatatttttcattactcggcattaaggaaaatattagagggaatatcttcttaccttttaaacttccaaaaccaacaagaactccttcttctaTGTTCTACACTTCCACACGTTTCTGAGTTGGCAAAGAAATCTCTTTCAATCAATAGAATATATTCCAGAGAGTAAAATCTTCTCTCACAGTTCACGTATCTCCCATAATCAATTCcagaatatcaagtatttatcacgtGAAATCTTCTTGCATACCATTCCTGTTTTAATGCAACATGATATTCCCAATCAATTCCAGCGAAAAGATCCCAACAAATCAGCCCAGAAATCAACACAGGAAGTTACGCAATCTGAAACTATTTTCCTGCTAAAATGTATTCTTTAAACagtgaagaagatggtgatgatttcCCCTTATCCAGTGATAGGGTGCGGATAACACGTTTCTTTCGGGGTGCCtcaggcaacttttcgagccgaatttccacacatgtttatttctccaaaaacacctacacatacacaaaaacaccataataagtacaaaatcgagtaccaacatggagataattgaggacaacttagacacaaaaatgtgtctatcaaatacccctaaacttattatttgctagtcctcgagcaaaacaaaataaaaaataaaaataaaaccgagttagtctcgggtgggtttaacagaggtgtacccacacaaaccatgacttctaattggtaacaagtatctaaagagctatgaggacatacatattctcaacccatctccaagtaactagaatgcccgagaaattaaaggtgtcagctctaaagctgactgaagaaaaggggagacacatccataccactgctagataaagagatatccgctacacagctagataaacattgtaagatgcgttcgctgctttacagctgcataagattaggagagagataaaaatgagagggacatctgctacacagctggactaattacctgtgatgagttaaaccagtgatagaaagatcttgtgccagattgaaagcagactaacaaagcaaccaaaatacatctttcttcgactctctcacagtgctcagtggaaacaacgccttcttcggtcttcaactgttgatgataaactctcgaacctcatagaaacCTTGATAATTaacttttctcttcaatttcttgcttgacttataaatttcttcttccctatggccttattgaacaaaaataacgtaatgatgtttcatttttcttttttttttNNNNNNNNNNNNNNNNNNNNNNNNNNNNNNNNNNNNNNNNNNNNNNNNNNNNNNNNNNNNNNNNNNNNNNNNNNNNNNNNNNNNNNNNNNNNNNNNNNNNNNNNNNNNNNNNNNNNNNNNNNNNNNNNNNNNNNNNNNNNNNNNNNNNNNNNNNNNNNNNNNNNNNNNNNNNNNNNNNNNNNNNNNNNNNNNTTTTttgcatttttcattttttttttgcatttttcatttttttttttgagtacaaaaaattacaagacaaaaatttacaaggCCATAAGAGAAGAactttaaaaacttggatcttcgcaacttaagatgtcttggtatcatgaattccaacaacttatatcatttgctcttacaacttcttgtaactaagtcttcaactttgatttttgaattattcttttctattgttgcttctaaaccttaaacgtcttcaactttcttcatagattttgatgtcgctctgtcTGTtgttgatgataagtttctactgagagagagtcctACTCCAGTAACTATGATTACGttatgaggttgctttgtctttctggcatttcctggcctacttgcctttccatcatggatggttaggtccatcacggttaccctctaaaaggaacaagttctctcctgaatttcaaagatcttaatgtctttttctctaatgtctcaataagttgttatccctagcattccaatttctatcttttcggtgagaaacagtatgtaaacttagctaaccggataccatgtgacgctagaagtttcaaaagtgcaactaaaaagtttctcccatacccccaaacttaaatctaacattgtcctcaatgttctaaagataaaattaaaagcatatgaacaaggagaaattgttacaatttgaagcaaaagagttaaggaaatatattaccgtgttgcatgagattgggttacctaccaagaagtgctaagtttaaagtcttcagccagacatcggaaggaattagtcacctcatagaatcatatagaagtagccggaataattgtgggtcatctggatcaaaaagtgctaaccacaagaagaggaaactgcaacagaccaagaagatgccgaacatacccttatttaactttttgtttaagacaactatctctagttgtagctcaggttcaggctctataaaaggatctaaataaaatgttttcataggcaggacttcctcaaaagaaggattcttaagatcaggttgtagagtctggaaatactcaagtaggaacttagaagcacataacaataacctgaacaactgcggatccttaaagtcaattagacttgacttacaaaactgaccacaatgaaagagttggtcttccttaagcaaatgtgtcgaccctattctcctaaagtaattaggtttagtctcaaaacttaata includes these proteins:
- the LOC113343210 gene encoding histone H4-like, with protein sequence MWSENKMSGRGKGGKGLGKGGAKRHRKVLRDNIQGITKPAIRRLARRGGVKRISGLIYEETRGVLKIFLENVIRDAVTYTEHARRKTVTAMDVVYALKRQGRTLYGFGG